One window of Chamaesiphon minutus PCC 6605 genomic DNA carries:
- the nadA gene encoding quinolinate synthase NadA, giving the protein MFVTARPTANLDRIPVDVVAAIQELKQSLNAVILAHYYQDSEIQDVADFIGDSLELSRRAASTDADVIVFAGVHFMAETAKILNPNKLVLLPDLAAGCSLADSCPPDKFAVFKAQYPDHIVISYINCTAEIKALSDIICTSSNAVKIVKQIPPEQGIIFAPDRNLGRYVMQQAEREMVLWQGSCMVHETFSEKKLVQLKVNYPNVEIIAHPECEEAVLQHADFIGSTSALLKYIAQSQGNQFIIATEPGIIHQMQKAQPQKEFIPAPPMNNCACNECPHMRLNTLEKLYLAMKTRSPEITMPEDIRLAALRPMQRMLEMS; this is encoded by the coding sequence ATGTTTGTCACTGCACGTCCAACTGCTAATCTAGATCGAATCCCCGTTGATGTTGTAGCGGCAATTCAAGAATTAAAACAATCGCTAAATGCTGTCATTCTGGCGCATTATTATCAAGATTCCGAAATTCAAGATGTAGCGGACTTTATTGGGGATTCGCTCGAACTATCGCGGAGAGCGGCCAGTACCGATGCCGATGTTATCGTATTTGCTGGCGTTCATTTTATGGCTGAGACTGCCAAAATTTTGAACCCAAATAAATTAGTTTTATTACCAGACTTAGCAGCCGGATGTTCGCTGGCTGATAGTTGTCCGCCCGATAAGTTTGCTGTATTTAAGGCACAGTATCCCGACCATATTGTTATTTCTTACATCAACTGTACGGCAGAAATTAAAGCTCTGAGCGATATTATCTGTACCAGTTCTAACGCGGTTAAAATTGTCAAGCAGATTCCGCCAGAACAGGGTATTATTTTCGCACCCGATCGCAATCTCGGTCGCTATGTAATGCAACAAGCAGAGCGAGAGATGGTGCTATGGCAAGGTAGTTGCATGGTACACGAGACTTTTTCGGAGAAGAAGTTGGTGCAGTTAAAAGTTAACTATCCTAATGTCGAAATTATCGCTCATCCAGAATGCGAAGAGGCGGTATTGCAACATGCTGATTTTATCGGTTCGACGAGTGCATTGTTAAAATACATAGCTCAAAGTCAGGGAAATCAATTTATTATTGCGACTGAGCCAGGAATCATTCACCAAATGCAAAAAGCTCAACCCCAAAAAGAGTTCATTCCTGCACCACCGATGAATAATTGTGCGTGTAATGAGTGTCCGCACATGCGCTTAAATACATTAGAGAAGTTGTATTTGGCAATGAAGACTCGATCGCCTGAAATTACAATGCCTGAAGATATCAGGTTAGCGGCTTTACGTCCGATGCAACGGATGTTAGAAATGAGCTGA
- the trpB gene encoding tryptophan synthase subunit beta, giving the protein MTQTPLSPNQNRQLPLQQPDNLGRFGKFGGKYVPETLMPALLEFEAEYYRHTKDPEFHRQLNELLRDYVGRPSPLYFAERLTERYARPDGTGAQIYLKREDLNHTGAHKINNALAQVLLAKRMGKQRVIAETGAGQHGVATATVCARFGLDCVIFMGVEDMKRQELNVFRMQLLGAEVRPVAAGTGTLKDATSEAIRDWVTNVETTHYILGSVAGPHPYPMIVRDFHAIIGVETRAQAMEKWGGLPDILLACIGGGSNAMGLFHEFVKEPTVRLIGIEAAGEGVDTDKHAATLTKGRPGVLHGAMSYLLQDTDGQVTEAHSISAGLDYPGVGPEHSYLKDLGRAEYYSVTDAQALVAFELLSKLEGIIPALETSHAIAYLETLCPQLTGSPKIVINCSGRGDKDVQTVAKVLKF; this is encoded by the coding sequence ATGACCCAAACACCCCTCTCACCCAACCAAAATCGTCAGTTACCGCTTCAACAGCCAGACAATCTCGGTCGGTTTGGCAAGTTTGGGGGGAAATACGTGCCCGAAACGCTAATGCCTGCACTGCTAGAGTTTGAGGCCGAGTACTATCGCCACACCAAAGATCCCGAATTTCATCGGCAGCTCAACGAACTACTCCGCGACTATGTAGGCCGACCCAGCCCCCTCTATTTTGCCGAACGATTGACAGAGCGTTACGCTCGTCCCGATGGCACTGGTGCTCAGATTTACCTCAAGCGTGAAGATCTAAATCATACGGGTGCCCACAAGATTAACAATGCCTTGGCACAAGTCCTGCTCGCCAAACGGATGGGCAAACAACGGGTGATTGCCGAAACTGGTGCTGGTCAACATGGCGTGGCAACTGCAACTGTCTGCGCGCGGTTTGGGTTAGATTGCGTTATCTTCATGGGCGTGGAAGATATGAAACGCCAAGAACTAAACGTATTTCGGATGCAACTACTCGGTGCTGAGGTTCGTCCGGTAGCCGCTGGCACTGGCACGCTCAAAGACGCCACATCCGAAGCGATTCGGGATTGGGTGACAAATGTAGAAACGACACATTATATCCTCGGATCTGTTGCTGGCCCTCATCCTTATCCGATGATCGTTCGCGATTTTCATGCAATTATCGGTGTGGAAACTCGCGCTCAAGCAATGGAAAAATGGGGCGGTTTGCCAGATATCCTGCTGGCTTGTATCGGTGGCGGTTCTAATGCGATGGGACTGTTTCACGAGTTCGTTAAAGAACCAACAGTGCGCCTGATTGGCATCGAAGCCGCTGGCGAAGGTGTAGACACTGACAAGCACGCCGCAACTCTTACCAAAGGTCGTCCGGGAGTTTTACATGGCGCGATGAGTTATCTATTGCAAGATACCGACGGACAAGTCACCGAAGCACATTCGATCAGTGCTGGATTAGACTATCCTGGGGTAGGGCCAGAACATAGCTATCTCAAAGATTTGGGACGTGCTGAGTACTATAGCGTCACTGATGCTCAAGCTCTGGTTGCTTTTGAACTATTGTCTAAGCTAGAGGGAATTATACCTGCTCTAGAAACATCCCACGCGATCGCGTACCTCGAAACTCTCTGCCCTCAACTCACTGGTAGTCCCAAGATTGTCATTAATTGTTCGGGACGCGGTGATAAGGACGTGCAGACGGTGGCGAAAGTGCTGAAGTTTTAG
- a CDS encoding winged helix-turn-helix domain-containing protein, translating into MLALNMSNHATVPQLGTVTNRILVVEDEESIRELLVLGLEEEGFEVVGVADGHTALAKCQASDPQSQDFPFDLIILDLMLPKVSGLDLCRFLRYQGNHVPILIVSAKITETDRVLGLEVGADDYISKPFSMRELIARCRALLRRHRLNVAADTPALQFQDITLYPDEYRVVVRGEGVNLSPREFRLLELFIQNPRRVWAREQLLDRVWGIDFIGDRKTVDVHIRWLREKLEIDPSQPQYITTVRGFGYRFG; encoded by the coding sequence ATGCTCGCACTAAACATGTCGAATCATGCTACTGTTCCGCAACTTGGCACTGTCACCAATCGGATTTTAGTAGTAGAAGATGAAGAGTCAATTAGAGAATTGCTCGTATTAGGTTTAGAAGAGGAGGGTTTTGAAGTAGTTGGTGTCGCTGACGGCCACACAGCTTTAGCAAAATGTCAAGCGTCAGATCCTCAATCTCAGGATTTTCCGTTCGATTTGATTATCCTCGATTTGATGTTGCCCAAAGTTAGCGGACTAGATTTGTGTAGGTTCCTCCGTTATCAAGGCAATCACGTCCCTATTTTAATCGTCAGTGCCAAAATCACCGAAACAGATCGAGTATTAGGTCTGGAAGTTGGTGCTGATGACTACATTAGCAAACCTTTTAGTATGCGAGAGTTAATAGCGCGTTGTCGCGCGCTGCTCCGTCGCCATCGACTGAACGTAGCTGCGGATACGCCTGCACTCCAGTTTCAAGACATTACACTCTATCCCGATGAATATCGCGTTGTCGTGCGCGGGGAGGGTGTCAACCTCTCGCCCAGAGAGTTTCGACTGCTGGAACTATTCATCCAAAATCCCCGTCGAGTGTGGGCGCGAGAACAATTACTCGATCGAGTCTGGGGCATAGACTTCATCGGCGATCGCAAAACAGTTGATGTCCACATCCGCTGGCTGCGAGAAAAACTCGAAATCGACCCCAGTCAACCGCAATATATTACTACCGTTCGCGGTTTTGGTTATCGGTTTGGGTAG
- a CDS encoding FAD-dependent oxidoreductase, translating into MPVEYDLVIIGATEAARAAAIEAIGLRARVALVLPDTDLHPQRDFYPYALAQIATQHRRDRGRMQSLTSYPWKYAHLAIDRLEERSSPALLAAMGVDTIVGMGEFSRRPQLAYNVGTRSLRAKAYLVATGSVAHYSLIPGIQATGYLTIDRLPSLVDGDIPLKWAIIGAEAIGIELAQTLAKLGAQVTLIVETEQILPHEDSELANLIQAQLEADGVKIYLETLVTNVSQEDGIKVITTGDDSIFVNEIFLALPERPFLEPVNTTPSGIDYTDKGISVDNKLQTSYRQIYACGSVCGNVLGGYHSQALDRYEAKVAVRNALTRRKTKVNFKSYNNLPWAVYTDPPMARVGMTIGAAISSNRHDLTILKQYFKNSNRAILENITSGYFQIIVTQKGLILGAEIVGQNAPELIQILTLAIQQKLKIADLVTLPYLSPSYTEFIYQTAQEWHSQQRERDSRLSWIDRLLWWR; encoded by the coding sequence TTGCCTGTAGAATACGACCTAGTAATTATCGGTGCAACAGAAGCAGCTCGGGCAGCGGCGATCGAGGCGATCGGATTGCGGGCGCGGGTTGCGTTGGTGTTGCCTGACACCGATCTTCACCCTCAGCGCGATTTCTATCCCTATGCTTTGGCGCAGATTGCCACACAGCATCGAAGAGATCGCGGACGGATGCAGTCGCTGACTAGCTACCCCTGGAAGTACGCTCATTTGGCGATCGATCGACTCGAAGAACGATCTAGTCCCGCGCTACTAGCGGCGATGGGTGTCGATACGATCGTGGGGATGGGCGAATTTAGTCGTCGTCCGCAATTGGCATATAATGTCGGTACCCGATCGTTGCGGGCGAAGGCATATCTGGTGGCGACGGGATCTGTGGCTCATTACTCGCTAATTCCTGGAATTCAAGCCACAGGCTATCTGACAATCGATCGGTTGCCGAGTTTAGTCGATGGCGATATTCCGCTCAAATGGGCAATTATCGGCGCGGAAGCAATCGGGATCGAATTGGCTCAGACGCTAGCCAAATTGGGTGCTCAGGTGACACTAATCGTCGAAACAGAGCAGATTTTACCCCATGAAGATTCCGAGCTTGCTAATTTAATTCAGGCGCAATTAGAAGCTGATGGTGTCAAAATTTATCTAGAAACGCTCGTTACCAATGTCAGTCAAGAAGACGGTATTAAAGTAATCACGACTGGTGACGATTCGATCTTCGTTAATGAGATTTTTCTCGCTTTACCAGAACGACCCTTTTTAGAGCCAGTTAATACAACGCCGAGCGGAATCGATTATACCGATAAAGGGATCTCGGTCGATAATAAATTGCAAACATCCTACCGCCAGATTTATGCTTGCGGTAGTGTATGTGGCAACGTATTAGGCGGCTATCACTCACAAGCTCTCGATCGATACGAAGCAAAAGTAGCCGTGAGAAATGCCCTGACTCGGCGCAAAACAAAAGTCAATTTTAAGAGCTACAATAATTTACCTTGGGCGGTCTACACCGATCCTCCAATGGCACGGGTAGGGATGACAATTGGTGCGGCAATAAGTAGCAATCGTCACGATCTGACTATTCTCAAACAGTATTTTAAAAATAGCAATCGCGCAATCTTAGAAAATATCACTAGTGGATATTTTCAAATTATCGTTACTCAAAAAGGACTAATTTTAGGTGCAGAAATTGTCGGTCAAAATGCACCAGAATTAATTCAAATTTTAACTTTAGCCATTCAACAAAAACTCAAAATTGCCGATCTGGTAACCTTACCTTATCTGTCGCCAAGTTATACAGAATTCATTTATCAGACCGCCCAAGAGTGGCATTCTCAACAGCGAGAGCGAGACTCTAGACTGAGTTGGATCGATCGATTGCTGTGGTGGAGATAA
- a CDS encoding YHYH protein: MRYFWKIGNQKFNIRRTIFACIFAIVLTITTFGWSSATAYKPSTAVDFHRIPIGDGRISTQPQIGFLWSCRTEFRGPRRHGAHASGNWIDRNKTYDITTKPTVNGNVYWPGDFEMAIKDRSRQIVSNRLPQDPTGIFPISPDDDAYAFDRNPNSIRSARATLNLPANPQLAETPSCVPMGQVGILLNGGYLFNALDANGKDALAHEIQDSCQGHPEHRGTYHYHSITTCLDKRDPGNGHSALLGYALDGFGIYGHRLDGGRLATNSDLDVCHGHTHEVDWDGKKTKLYHYHATWEYPYTIGCYRGTPVKVARPRRPESARGEARL, translated from the coding sequence ATGAGATATTTTTGGAAGATTGGTAATCAAAAATTTAACATTCGCCGCACGATCTTCGCCTGTATATTTGCGATCGTGCTGACGATAACGACTTTTGGCTGGTCGTCGGCTACTGCATACAAACCTTCAACGGCAGTCGATTTTCATCGGATTCCCATCGGCGATGGGCGTATTTCCACCCAACCCCAAATAGGATTTCTGTGGTCGTGCCGGACAGAGTTTAGGGGGCCGCGACGGCACGGCGCACATGCTAGCGGCAATTGGATCGATCGCAACAAAACCTACGATATCACCACCAAGCCAACTGTTAATGGCAACGTTTATTGGCCTGGTGACTTTGAAATGGCCATCAAAGATCGTTCTCGCCAAATCGTCAGCAATCGACTCCCTCAAGATCCGACAGGTATTTTTCCAATTTCACCCGATGATGATGCCTATGCTTTCGATCGCAATCCTAACTCGATTCGATCGGCCAGAGCGACGCTTAATTTACCAGCCAACCCCCAACTAGCCGAAACCCCTTCCTGCGTACCGATGGGTCAAGTTGGCATTCTCCTTAATGGCGGGTACTTATTTAATGCGCTCGATGCTAACGGCAAAGATGCCCTTGCCCATGAAATCCAGGATAGCTGTCAGGGACATCCCGAACATCGTGGTACGTATCATTATCACAGCATTACCACCTGCTTGGACAAGCGCGATCCTGGCAACGGACACTCGGCATTATTGGGCTACGCACTCGATGGCTTTGGTATCTACGGTCATCGTCTCGACGGCGGCAGATTGGCCACCAATAGCGATTTAGATGTCTGCCACGGACACACTCATGAGGTTGACTGGGATGGCAAAAAGACCAAACTCTATCACTACCACGCTACCTGGGAATATCCGTACACGATCGGCTGCTATCGCGGTACGCCTGTAAAAGTGGCACGACCCCGCAGACCAGAATCAGCTCGGGGAGAGGCTAGGCTTTAG
- a CDS encoding creatininase family protein, with amino-acid sequence MRLHLSTWTEVETYLQQSTGIIIPIGSTEQHGPTGAIGTDAICAEAVAEAVGKAAQALVAPTINVGMALHHTGFPGTISLRPSTMILVIRDYITCLARSGFTKFFFINGHGGNIATLKAAYSETYAHLADLNIPNADRVECQTANWFMSGSVYRLAKELYGDREGSHATPSEVALTQYIYPETIKSTPLDEGNLSQERKILGAEDFRRRYPDGRMGSDPSLATPEHGKQFFDLAVKDLTAGYLEFLVSE; translated from the coding sequence ATGCGTTTACACTTAAGTACATGGACAGAAGTTGAAACTTATCTTCAGCAATCGACTGGGATTATTATACCGATCGGTTCGACCGAACAACACGGCCCGACAGGAGCGATCGGGACGGATGCGATTTGTGCCGAAGCCGTCGCTGAAGCTGTCGGTAAGGCGGCACAAGCCCTCGTCGCACCGACGATAAATGTCGGGATGGCGTTACACCATACGGGCTTTCCAGGGACGATTTCTTTGCGCCCTAGTACGATGATCCTCGTCATTCGCGACTATATTACCTGTTTGGCGCGATCGGGATTTACGAAGTTTTTCTTTATTAACGGACATGGCGGTAATATCGCCACGCTCAAAGCCGCTTATTCTGAAACCTACGCTCATTTAGCCGATCTCAATATTCCCAATGCCGATCGTGTTGAATGTCAAACTGCTAATTGGTTTATGTCTGGGAGCGTATATCGTCTGGCGAAGGAATTATATGGCGATCGCGAAGGTTCTCACGCCACTCCTTCCGAGGTCGCGCTGACTCAATATATCTACCCCGAAACGATTAAATCCACCCCATTAGATGAGGGCAATCTTTCTCAAGAACGCAAAATTCTCGGTGCTGAAGATTTTCGCCGCCGCTATCCAGACGGCAGAATGGGTTCCGATCCCAGCCTCGCCACCCCCGAACATGGCAAGCAATTTTTCGATCTTGCCGTCAAGGATCTTACGGCTGGTTATTTGGAGTTTTTAGTTAGTGAATAG